From Actinomyces sp. oral taxon 171 str. F0337, one genomic window encodes:
- a CDS encoding proteasome accessory factor PafA2 family protein codes for MSTQRVPGREVTVMGLETEYGILGAEPEDVVAACLEAEGQAGRSRGVRWDYSGEYPLRDARGFEVDHSAADPSMLTDIPGAASVEAPVPGRVRTTAVVRLTAQEEAWQRGTATCVGTGGRLYVDHGHPEYATPECTGAAQAVLADRAGDLLVASGAEQLRRRGVKARLFKNNVDGKGATYGTHENYLVPRALDFDDLVQALVPLLVARPLLVGSGRVGTGAIGQGADFQISQRADYLERIVGLGTTVDRPLVNTRDEPHSDPQRWRRLHLVAGDANCFDTIAWLKLGMTALVLQVLADGVPASWRRLRLADPVAQARDVSRDTRLQGVLELADGRRLSALEILEHYLQTVRSHLMDHGRPAPAPTGDPLRPDLAALADGADTDGAETGAILAFWEASLASLRELQAQCADHDEPVESQGAAGHLEWVAKKQLLDATARRHPGTRGHDVLHAVDLAWSELSPAGRGLAERVPAGVAARGGLSDDALEAALAEPPTTTRAWLRGRLVSAFPGQVVAAGWHSMVLETGERAQRRLPLTDTLSFTRAATAPALKDAADVVEILARLTGERPGDPVRATEAVTTSATLSGEQT; via the coding sequence GTGAGCACTCAGCGGGTCCCCGGCCGTGAGGTCACGGTCATGGGTCTGGAGACCGAGTACGGCATCCTCGGGGCCGAGCCCGAGGACGTCGTGGCCGCCTGCCTGGAGGCCGAGGGCCAGGCGGGGCGCAGCCGGGGCGTGCGCTGGGACTACTCCGGCGAGTACCCCCTGCGTGACGCCCGCGGCTTCGAGGTGGACCACTCAGCGGCCGACCCCTCCATGCTCACCGACATTCCCGGAGCCGCCTCCGTCGAGGCCCCCGTCCCCGGGCGGGTGCGCACCACCGCCGTCGTGCGCCTGACCGCCCAGGAGGAGGCCTGGCAGCGCGGTACCGCCACCTGCGTGGGCACCGGCGGGCGTCTCTACGTGGACCACGGGCACCCCGAGTACGCCACCCCCGAGTGCACCGGTGCCGCGCAGGCCGTCCTGGCCGACCGGGCGGGGGACCTCCTGGTGGCCAGCGGGGCCGAGCAGCTGCGCCGGCGCGGGGTGAAGGCCCGACTGTTCAAGAACAACGTCGACGGCAAGGGCGCCACCTACGGCACCCACGAGAACTACCTCGTGCCCCGCGCCCTCGACTTCGACGACCTCGTTCAGGCCCTGGTCCCCCTGCTCGTGGCCCGCCCGCTCCTGGTGGGCTCCGGCCGGGTCGGCACCGGCGCCATCGGCCAGGGTGCCGACTTCCAGATCAGCCAGCGGGCCGACTACCTGGAGAGGATCGTCGGGCTGGGTACCACGGTGGACCGCCCCCTGGTCAACACCCGCGACGAGCCCCACTCCGACCCCCAGCGCTGGCGCCGTCTCCACCTCGTGGCCGGCGACGCCAACTGCTTCGACACCATCGCCTGGCTCAAGCTCGGTATGACCGCCCTCGTCCTCCAAGTGCTGGCCGACGGCGTCCCCGCCTCCTGGCGCCGCCTGCGCCTGGCCGACCCCGTGGCCCAGGCCCGGGACGTCTCCCGCGACACCCGCCTTCAAGGAGTGCTCGAGCTCGCCGACGGCCGCCGCCTGAGCGCCCTGGAGATCCTGGAGCACTACCTTCAGACGGTGCGCAGCCACCTGATGGACCACGGCCGCCCCGCTCCGGCGCCGACAGGCGACCCCCTGCGCCCGGACCTGGCTGCGCTGGCCGACGGCGCCGACACCGACGGCGCCGAGACCGGTGCGATCCTCGCCTTCTGGGAGGCCTCGCTGGCCTCACTGCGCGAGCTGCAGGCCCAGTGCGCCGATCACGACGAGCCGGTGGAGTCGCAAGGAGCCGCCGGGCACCTGGAGTGGGTCGCCAAGAAGCAGCTCCTGGACGCCACCGCCCGTCGCCATCCCGGCACCCGCGGACACGACGTCCTCCACGCCGTTGACCTGGCCTGGTCCGAGCTCTCCCCAGCCGGGAGGGGCCTGGCCGAGCGAGTACCCGCCGGTGTCGCCGCGCGCGGTGGGCTCAGTGATGACGCGTTGGAGGCGGCCCTCGCCGAGCCGCCCACCACGACCCGGGCCTGGCTGCGAGGTAGGCTCGTGAGCGCCTTCCCCGGGCAGGTGGTCGCCGCCGGTTGGCACTCCATGGTCCTGGAGACCGGTGAGAGGGCCCAGCGTCGCCTGCCCCTGACCGACACCCTGTCCTTCACCCGCGCCGCCACGGCACCGGCCCTCAAGGACGCCGCCGACGTCGTCGAGATCCTCGCGCGCCTCACGGGCGAGCGTCCCGGCGACCCGGTGCGGGCCACCGAAGCAGTGACCACATCCGCCACCCTGTCAGGAGAGCAGACATGA
- a CDS encoding proteasome accessory factor PafA2 family protein, translating into MSTIAPGPRVTGLETEFGVLCAPVGTPEAVKADLPDVERAAALIFRHRPVGYRSTNLFLPNGGRLYLDIGAHPEYATAECVSVRDLVAQDQAGRAILAAMAERAATGLAQERAPVRFHLLANNTDSAGHTYGCHESYSVPRSLLDATDHPAGAGTDTTMAVLTSFLATRPVLVGSGRSLAGGPAGPSEDSRGAGDEEAAWGLSPRAPTCRP; encoded by the coding sequence GTGAGCACCATCGCCCCGGGGCCGCGCGTCACCGGCCTGGAGACCGAGTTCGGCGTCCTGTGCGCCCCCGTCGGGACGCCGGAAGCGGTGAAGGCGGACCTGCCGGACGTCGAGCGGGCGGCGGCGCTCATCTTCCGTCACCGGCCGGTCGGCTACCGCAGCACCAACCTCTTCCTGCCCAACGGCGGGCGCCTCTACCTCGACATCGGGGCCCACCCCGAGTACGCCACCGCCGAGTGCGTGAGCGTGCGCGACCTCGTCGCCCAGGACCAGGCCGGGCGGGCGATCCTGGCCGCCATGGCGGAGCGGGCCGCCACAGGCCTCGCCCAAGAGAGGGCCCCTGTCCGCTTCCACCTCCTGGCCAACAACACCGACTCCGCCGGCCACACCTACGGCTGCCACGAGAGCTACTCCGTACCCCGCAGCCTGCTCGACGCCACCGACCACCCAGCCGGCGCCGGCACTGATACCACCATGGCGGTCCTCACCTCCTTCCTGGCCACGCGCCCAGTCCTGGTCGGCTCCGGGCGCTCGCTGGCAGGCGGCCCAGCGGGGCCGAGCGAGGACAGTCGCGGTGCGGGGGACGAGGAGGCTGCCTGGGGCCTGTCGCCGCGCGCCCCCACCTGCAGGCCCTGA
- the arc gene encoding proteasome ATPase produces MDEGPVEHKDPAAQTMSGVSRDPSEAGGEAGAGTTDRLRELSEHAGVLSRKNTHLANALRAARQELAALHEDVKALQLPPLAHATVLAVDATERTADVSIAGRRHRVGVGPAVVSSSLHAGDDVVLNEHLVITATTPSPRFGEVVTVKETYDDGTVLVLARHDEEQVLSLSATLSDHRPRVGDALVADLAVRMALRPVVRSEVEELVLEEVPDVGYGDIGGLGEQIELIRDAVELPFLHPDLYREHRLTPPRGVLLYGPPGCGKTLIAKAVAASLGTGGRGEAYFLNIKGPQLLDKYVGETERRIRVIFARAREKAATGVPVVVFFDEMDSLFRTRGSGRSSDVETTVVPQMLAEIDGVDELDNVVVIGATNREDMIDPAILRPGRLDVKIRIGRPDRRGAAEILATYLTPDLPISEELLAAHDGAQGAVDALIEQVIEALYTRRRATEMVELTRSDGQVEILHVADLVSGAMLANIVDRAKKAAVKDLVTNGRRGLTQEHLRRAVIEEIMENEGLPATVHPDDWARVSGRRGTPVVSMSVLQREREE; encoded by the coding sequence ATGGATGAGGGACCGGTGGAGCACAAGGACCCAGCGGCGCAAACGATGTCGGGCGTCTCGCGGGACCCGTCAGAGGCCGGCGGGGAGGCCGGTGCGGGCACTACCGACCGTCTGCGGGAGCTCAGCGAGCACGCCGGTGTGCTCAGCCGCAAGAACACCCACCTGGCCAACGCCCTCAGGGCAGCGCGCCAGGAGCTGGCGGCCCTCCACGAGGACGTCAAGGCCCTTCAGCTCCCGCCCCTGGCGCACGCCACCGTCCTGGCCGTGGACGCCACCGAGCGCACCGCAGATGTCTCCATCGCCGGGAGGCGCCACCGGGTGGGCGTGGGGCCCGCCGTCGTGTCCTCCTCCCTCCACGCGGGTGACGACGTCGTCCTCAACGAGCACCTCGTCATCACCGCCACCACCCCCTCGCCGCGATTCGGGGAGGTCGTCACCGTCAAGGAGACCTACGACGACGGCACCGTCCTGGTCCTGGCCCGCCACGACGAGGAGCAGGTCCTCAGCCTCTCGGCGACCCTGAGCGACCACCGCCCCCGGGTCGGCGACGCCCTCGTGGCCGACCTGGCCGTGCGCATGGCGCTGCGCCCCGTGGTGCGCTCCGAGGTCGAGGAGCTCGTCCTGGAGGAGGTGCCCGACGTCGGATACGGTGACATCGGAGGACTGGGCGAGCAGATCGAGCTCATCCGCGACGCCGTCGAGCTGCCCTTCCTCCACCCCGACCTCTACCGCGAGCACCGGCTCACCCCGCCGCGCGGGGTGCTGCTCTACGGGCCGCCCGGATGCGGCAAGACCCTCATCGCCAAGGCCGTCGCCGCCTCCCTGGGGACGGGAGGGCGGGGCGAGGCCTACTTCCTCAACATCAAGGGCCCCCAGCTGCTGGACAAGTACGTGGGGGAGACCGAGCGGCGCATCCGCGTCATCTTCGCCCGCGCCCGGGAGAAGGCGGCCACCGGGGTGCCCGTCGTCGTCTTCTTCGACGAGATGGACTCCCTGTTCCGCACCCGCGGGTCCGGGAGGTCCTCGGACGTGGAGACCACCGTGGTCCCGCAGATGCTCGCCGAGATCGACGGCGTCGACGAGCTCGACAACGTCGTGGTCATCGGCGCCACCAACCGCGAGGACATGATCGACCCGGCGATCCTGCGGCCGGGCCGCCTCGACGTCAAGATCCGCATCGGACGGCCGGACCGGCGCGGAGCCGCCGAGATCCTGGCGACCTATCTGACACCGGACCTCCCCATCAGCGAGGAGCTCCTGGCCGCTCACGACGGCGCGCAAGGGGCAGTGGATGCTCTCATCGAGCAGGTGATCGAGGCCCTCTACACCCGCCGCCGCGCCACCGAGATGGTCGAGCTCACCCGCTCCGACGGGCAGGTCGAGATCCTCCACGTCGCTGACCTCGTCAGTGGCGCCATGCTCGCCAACATCGTCGACCGCGCCAAGAAGGCGGCCGTCAAGGACCTGGTCACCAACGGCAGGCGCGGCCTGACGCAGGAGCACCTGCGCCGCGCCGTCATTGAGGAGATCATGGAGAACGAGGGCCTGCCCGCCACCGTCCACCCCGATGACTGGGCCCGCGTCAGCGGGCGGCGCGGCACACCCGTGGTCTCCATGAGCGTGCTTCAACGCGAGCGGGAGGAGTGA
- a CDS encoding ubiquitin-like protein Pup has protein sequence MSEFAQPSRSRQDDPAPDDDPTPAPGGPARGQGLDSVLDMIDDVLAVDAQEFVRGFVQKGGQ, from the coding sequence ATGAGTGAGTTCGCCCAACCGTCCCGCAGCCGTCAGGATGACCCCGCCCCCGACGACGACCCGACACCCGCCCCCGGCGGTCCCGCCCGGGGCCAGGGCCTGGACTCGGTGCTGGACATGATCGATGACGTCCTGGCCGTTGACGCCCAGGAGTTCGTGCGCGGCTTCGTCCAGAAGGGCGGCCAGTGA
- a CDS encoding proteasome accessory factor PafA2 family protein — MGPVAARPHLQALTSADTTGQRALVNTRDEPHADATRLRRLHVTCADTTMAEPTTGLRSAVTLLLLDALEAGWDFTDLILADPLATLSALGESPWGDVPAITVDGRRLSAVDIQEAFLERMTSYLGDAGVPDFLRGADHLLTDLAPRVISALRRHDDGAIDTEIDWAIKRRLMRAQRERHPQLSGQALEALRSRVDLAYHDLNAETGLVPRLTAQGAMAHLCEPEEIERARQIPPATRAALRGAFVAACLQVGADFSVSWESLRLDSPPTAPVDLPDPLETVHDAAESLTQRVRCLRPEEMHRIDLVGRGGLGAPG; from the coding sequence CTGGGGCCTGTCGCCGCGCGCCCCCACCTGCAGGCCCTGACCTCGGCCGACACCACCGGGCAGCGCGCCCTGGTCAACACCCGCGACGAGCCCCATGCCGACGCCACCCGCCTGCGCCGCCTGCACGTCACCTGCGCCGACACCACCATGGCCGAGCCGACAACGGGGCTGCGCAGCGCCGTGACCCTCCTGCTCCTGGACGCCCTCGAGGCCGGCTGGGACTTCACCGACCTCATCCTGGCCGACCCGCTGGCCACGCTGTCCGCACTGGGGGAGAGCCCCTGGGGAGACGTTCCCGCCATCACCGTCGACGGCCGCCGCCTGAGCGCCGTCGACATCCAGGAGGCCTTCCTGGAGCGGATGACCTCCTACCTGGGCGACGCCGGAGTACCGGACTTCCTCCGCGGCGCCGATCACCTGCTCACCGACCTGGCGCCACGCGTCATCTCCGCGCTGCGTCGCCACGACGACGGCGCTATCGACACCGAGATCGACTGGGCCATCAAGCGTCGCCTCATGCGCGCCCAGCGCGAGCGCCACCCCCAGCTGTCCGGCCAGGCCCTGGAGGCCCTGCGCTCGCGGGTGGATCTGGCCTACCACGACCTCAACGCCGAGACCGGGCTGGTACCGCGCCTGACTGCCCAGGGGGCCATGGCGCACCTGTGCGAACCGGAGGAGATCGAGCGCGCCCGTCAGATCCCCCCGGCCACGCGCGCCGCCCTGCGCGGAGCCTTCGTGGCGGCCTGCCTGCAGGTGGGCGCCGACTTCTCCGTCTCCTGGGAGAGCCTGCGCCTGGACTCGCCGCCCACCGCGCCCGTGGACCTGCCCGATCCCCTGGAGACGGTCCACGATGCCGCCGAGTCCCTGACCCAGCGGGTGCGATGCCTGCGTCCCGAGGAGATGCACCGCATCGACCTCGTGGGCCGCGGCGGCCTGGGCGCGCCGGGCTGA
- a CDS encoding ATP-binding cassette domain-containing protein, protein MSIEGLSVHYLGRENWVLDSANLTHLCGQVTAVIGPSGCGKTTLVRALCGLVPHCLPSEYAGSLRLAGTEVADATVQTLAQTVAYVGQSPDAAVVTRTVHDEVAFPLQNLCLPRNEITSRVEEALHGVGLLERIWDDPWTLSGGQRQRLALAVALAMRPQLLVLDEPTSTIDTTGREEFYALISSLTASGTAVVVIDHDLDPVLPVVDQVLALNADGRTIGAGSPREVFMRHRRELTDAGVWMPRALRDADDDLPSGAAEPEAALTCAEAGIRVPRLADLCADEEVRYLERRTWDSTESWQQVEVIDTRRVLAGSPRPEPRTSVELIDLEVPGRSPRVSLRLGGGELVALVGPNGAGKSSILSALAGLVRSSADKAVVGGRDVGKGRHLVGYVFQNPEHQFVATTVRSELAVGGTPPERVDRLLRQFHLVSHQDHHPLTLSGGQARRLSVATMVSEERDVVVLDEPTYGQDWDNTCELMDFIDQLRDQGRTVIMATHDLELALEHCTHIIALPRPTVRTRTGPDPTQRVAAAEDAGETARTVDVEADASPSGSPCLPPVPPRPQPRRGLFTSLNPFTLFLAVLPVMVMIFALRNHHLNLGVLLTSSLLVIAARASLRRTIASVIAPWMVTALMIWIFSSGSHHQETAARLYDLGDAVTGGTGIGALIALVLVSGVSTDPEALIRTLTTTFHMPYRLGAAGTAAIAFITRFHDDFILLRTARALRGIGQRWGLLAPVARWIGSILPLMILAIQHAERVALSMDSRAFGAHRRRTEMTDEPWRGRDWGVVALTWALVIIIWNTLH, encoded by the coding sequence GTGAGCATCGAGGGCCTCAGCGTCCACTACCTCGGGCGCGAGAACTGGGTCCTGGACTCCGCCAACCTGACCCATCTGTGCGGCCAGGTCACCGCCGTCATCGGCCCGTCGGGCTGCGGCAAGACCACGCTGGTGCGTGCCCTGTGCGGTCTTGTCCCGCACTGCCTGCCCTCGGAGTACGCCGGCAGCCTGAGGCTGGCCGGCACCGAGGTCGCCGACGCCACCGTCCAGACCCTGGCGCAGACCGTCGCCTATGTCGGTCAGAGCCCTGACGCCGCCGTCGTCACCCGCACCGTCCATGATGAGGTCGCCTTCCCCCTGCAGAATCTCTGCCTGCCCCGCAACGAGATCACCTCGAGGGTCGAGGAGGCCCTGCACGGGGTGGGACTCCTCGAGCGCATCTGGGACGACCCCTGGACACTCTCGGGCGGGCAACGTCAACGGCTCGCGCTCGCCGTCGCCCTGGCCATGCGCCCACAGCTCCTCGTCCTCGACGAACCGACCAGCACCATCGATACCACTGGGCGCGAGGAGTTCTACGCCCTCATCTCCTCCCTGACGGCCTCCGGGACGGCAGTCGTCGTCATTGACCACGACCTCGATCCGGTACTGCCCGTCGTTGACCAGGTCCTGGCTCTCAACGCCGACGGGCGGACCATCGGTGCCGGCTCGCCGCGCGAGGTCTTCATGAGACACCGCCGCGAGCTGACCGACGCCGGGGTGTGGATGCCCCGCGCCCTGCGTGACGCCGACGACGACCTCCCCTCGGGGGCTGCCGAGCCGGAGGCGGCGCTGACCTGCGCCGAGGCCGGAATCCGGGTGCCGCGGCTCGCCGACCTGTGTGCCGATGAGGAGGTGCGCTACCTGGAGAGACGGACGTGGGACTCCACTGAGAGCTGGCAGCAGGTCGAGGTCATCGACACCCGCCGCGTGCTCGCCGGCAGCCCCCGGCCCGAGCCCCGAACCAGCGTCGAGCTGATAGACCTCGAGGTCCCAGGGCGCTCACCCCGGGTGTCCCTGCGGCTGGGAGGCGGTGAGCTCGTGGCGCTGGTCGGCCCCAATGGTGCCGGCAAGTCCTCGATCCTGTCCGCCCTGGCCGGACTCGTCCGCTCAAGCGCCGACAAGGCAGTGGTCGGCGGCCGGGACGTCGGCAAGGGCAGGCACCTGGTCGGCTACGTCTTCCAGAATCCTGAGCACCAGTTCGTGGCCACCACCGTGAGATCCGAGCTCGCCGTCGGAGGCACCCCACCGGAGCGGGTCGACCGGCTCCTGAGGCAATTTCACCTGGTCAGTCACCAGGACCACCACCCGCTGACCCTCTCGGGCGGCCAGGCCCGCAGGCTGTCGGTGGCCACCATGGTCAGCGAGGAACGCGACGTCGTCGTCCTGGACGAGCCCACTTACGGGCAGGACTGGGACAACACCTGCGAGCTCATGGACTTCATCGACCAGCTGCGCGACCAGGGGCGTACGGTCATCATGGCCACCCACGACCTCGAGCTCGCCCTGGAGCACTGCACCCACATCATCGCCCTGCCGCGGCCGACGGTGCGAACCAGAACGGGCCCGGACCCAACGCAAAGGGTCGCCGCGGCCGAGGACGCCGGTGAGACGGCCAGGACAGTCGACGTCGAGGCGGATGCCTCGCCTTCCGGATCACCCTGCCTTCCCCCGGTCCCGCCCAGGCCCCAGCCGCGGCGAGGCCTGTTCACCTCCCTCAACCCCTTCACCCTCTTCCTGGCGGTCCTGCCCGTCATGGTGATGATCTTCGCCCTGCGCAACCATCACCTCAACCTGGGCGTCCTGCTGACCTCCTCACTTCTCGTCATCGCCGCGCGCGCCTCCCTGCGACGCACCATCGCCTCTGTGATCGCCCCTTGGATGGTCACTGCGCTCATGATCTGGATCTTCAGTAGCGGAAGCCACCACCAGGAGACTGCTGCGCGCCTCTACGACCTGGGTGATGCGGTGACCGGAGGCACCGGTATCGGTGCACTCATCGCACTGGTCCTCGTCTCCGGTGTCTCCACCGACCCCGAGGCCCTCATCCGCACCCTGACCACCACCTTCCACATGCCCTACCGCCTCGGGGCGGCGGGCACGGCGGCCATCGCCTTCATCACGCGCTTCCATGACGACTTCATCCTCCTGCGCACCGCCAGGGCGCTGCGCGGAATCGGACAGCGCTGGGGGCTGCTCGCGCCCGTGGCCCGCTGGATCGGATCCATCCTGCCGCTGATGATCCTCGCCATCCAGCACGCCGAGCGCGTCGCCCTGTCCATGGACTCGCGAGCCTTCGGCGCCCACCGGCGGCGCACCGAGATGACCGACGAGCCCTGGCGGGGGCGCGACTGGGGAGTCGTGGCACTTACCTGGGCGCTGGTCATCATCATCTGGAACACCCTCCACTGA
- a CDS encoding ECF transporter S component: protein MSTTNRTPAATEQEHPSVHTSSRSGLANSALGTRNLMMIAALAVVSMILLVPLNYLAPAAGASRDAVLLGCALMGLWLVPFLLPATVVRRPGAVMIASLLMGIMSVFTTPVGPAAIVGNLIGGAFVEVPLALMLYRKWTWWSFLISAATFGLLNGLMYVSVMSASAGVAFASAGVVIAVVSALVGGGLTIVLTRLLNRAGVGIDHRMTGRA from the coding sequence ATGAGCACCACCAACCGCACGCCGGCGGCCACTGAGCAGGAACATCCCTCGGTTCACACCTCGTCCCGCTCAGGCCTGGCCAACTCCGCCCTGGGAACTCGGAACCTCATGATGATCGCCGCGCTGGCTGTCGTCTCCATGATCCTCCTGGTACCCCTGAACTATCTGGCCCCCGCGGCGGGAGCCTCCCGAGACGCAGTGCTCCTGGGCTGCGCGCTCATGGGACTGTGGCTCGTTCCCTTCCTGCTGCCCGCCACCGTCGTGCGCCGCCCGGGTGCCGTGATGATCGCGTCCCTTCTTATGGGGATCATGAGTGTCTTCACCACACCTGTCGGCCCCGCGGCCATTGTCGGTAACCTCATTGGTGGAGCATTCGTCGAGGTGCCCCTCGCCCTCATGCTCTACCGGAAGTGGACCTGGTGGTCCTTCCTCATCTCAGCGGCGACCTTCGGCCTGCTCAACGGCCTCATGTACGTCTCCGTCATGAGCGCCTCGGCGGGTGTCGCCTTCGCGAGCGCCGGCGTCGTCATTGCCGTGGTCTCGGCCCTGGTCGGTGGCGGCCTCACCATCGTCCTGACCCGATTGCTCAACCGCGCCGGCGTCGGCATCGATCACCGCATGACCGGCCGTGCCTGA